A stretch of Bradyrhizobium sp. AZCC 2262 DNA encodes these proteins:
- a CDS encoding SDR family NAD(P)-dependent oxidoreductase, with protein sequence MRFQDKVAIITGGSSGIGKEVATRFVAEGGSVVIVGRDAAKAEAATKQIDATEKRAIAHVGDISLPATGKAAVKTALDRFGRLDVLFNNAGIFGPKPFLDVTEDEYDRFLNIILKGKFFIAQAAAKAMKAAGRGGAIVQTGSMWGLQAIGATPSSAYSAANGGVHALVKNLAIEFAPDKIRVNAIAPGVIETPVFSTFLTPEQVKTVLPTFNAMHPLGRNGQPADAAEALLFLASDQASFITGVILPVDGGVMAGRQ encoded by the coding sequence ATGCGCTTTCAGGACAAGGTCGCGATCATCACAGGAGGCAGTTCAGGCATCGGCAAGGAAGTGGCGACCCGATTCGTCGCGGAAGGCGGTTCTGTCGTCATCGTCGGACGCGATGCCGCCAAAGCCGAGGCCGCTACCAAGCAAATCGACGCGACCGAAAAGCGCGCGATCGCCCATGTGGGCGACATTTCCCTGCCGGCGACAGGAAAAGCAGCGGTAAAGACAGCGCTCGATCGCTTTGGCCGCCTAGACGTCCTGTTCAACAACGCCGGCATCTTCGGGCCGAAGCCATTCCTCGATGTCACCGAAGATGAATACGATCGTTTCCTGAACATCATCCTCAAGGGCAAGTTTTTCATCGCGCAGGCGGCGGCGAAGGCCATGAAGGCTGCGGGCCGCGGCGGCGCGATCGTGCAGACCGGCTCTATGTGGGGCCTGCAGGCGATCGGCGCCACGCCGTCATCGGCCTATTCGGCGGCCAATGGTGGCGTCCATGCGCTGGTCAAGAACCTCGCGATCGAGTTCGCCCCCGACAAGATCCGCGTGAATGCGATCGCGCCCGGCGTGATCGAGACACCGGTCTTCAGCACGTTCCTGACACCGGAACAGGTGAAGACCGTTTTGCCGACCTTCAATGCGATGCACCCTCTTGGCCGCAACGGTCAGCCCGCAGACGCGGCCGAGGCGCTTCTGTTCCTTGCCTCGGATCAGGCGAGTTTCATCACCGGGGTCATCCTTCCGGTCGACGGTGGCGTCATGGCTGGCAGGCAGTGA
- a CDS encoding antibiotic biosynthesis monooxygenase family protein, translated as MFSVIFEVHPKKEQFDLYLALAKDLKPILEGIDGFVDNERFESARRPGWILSHSTWRDEKSVVRWRTVAKHHETQQRGRDDVFQDYHLRVGEVVSDTALPDGAPLVEQRLDETEVGAGKFATITEVLPASTGAKSLVPSELADRLSLDRTHSALIDHDVFASIYNAGKLALLATWRDRKSAEQFEPPLLTEADAVRHRVVRIVRDYGMFDRRESPQYYPDIPRGPTVHR; from the coding sequence ATGTTCTCGGTGATCTTCGAAGTCCATCCCAAGAAAGAGCAATTCGACCTTTACCTCGCCCTTGCGAAAGACTTGAAGCCGATCCTAGAGGGCATCGATGGGTTCGTCGACAACGAGCGCTTCGAGAGCGCGCGTCGGCCGGGGTGGATCCTGTCGCATTCCACATGGCGGGACGAAAAGTCGGTTGTGAGGTGGCGCACCGTCGCGAAGCACCACGAGACTCAACAGCGCGGCCGCGACGACGTCTTTCAAGATTATCATTTGCGGGTTGGCGAAGTCGTGTCGGATACGGCGCTTCCCGACGGCGCACCTCTGGTTGAACAGCGTTTGGATGAGACGGAAGTCGGCGCCGGGAAGTTTGCGACAATTACCGAGGTTTTGCCAGCGTCGACTGGAGCAAAATCACTGGTTCCATCGGAGCTCGCTGACCGCTTGTCGCTCGATCGAACACACTCGGCCCTGATCGACCACGATGTTTTCGCAAGCATCTACAATGCGGGAAAACTTGCATTGTTGGCAACCTGGCGCGACCGCAAATCCGCTGAGCAGTTTGAACCACCGTTGCTCACCGAGGCCGACGCTGTTCGTCATCGCGTCGTGCGCATCGTGCGTGACTACGGCATGTTCGATCGGCGTGAGAGCCCACAATATTATCCTGACATTCCACGTGGCCCGACGGTGCACCGATAG
- a CDS encoding TetR/AcrR family transcriptional regulator: MSDVAAAIMDAAERRMRKGGFSGFSFREIAVDVGVKSSSVHYHFPTKENLAAAVIQRYTAQTADLIERELQKEPNPVKVWVKAFRGTLHSEDRMCPCAVLGASTMDLPLEVSAEVKKFFKMCHEKLVQEGLSSDEASQLLATITGALVVANAVNDFATYDRATREFTRLWKPAPTKAGRQRSK, encoded by the coding sequence ATGAGTGACGTCGCCGCCGCCATCATGGACGCCGCTGAGCGGCGAATGCGGAAGGGCGGATTCAGCGGTTTCAGTTTTCGAGAGATTGCAGTCGACGTGGGCGTCAAGAGTTCCAGCGTCCACTATCATTTCCCGACCAAGGAGAATCTCGCGGCTGCCGTCATCCAGCGCTATACCGCACAGACGGCGGATTTGATCGAACGGGAGCTCCAGAAGGAGCCAAACCCGGTGAAGGTTTGGGTGAAAGCGTTCCGAGGGACCCTGCACTCAGAGGATCGCATGTGTCCATGCGCCGTGCTCGGTGCGTCAACCATGGATCTGCCGTTGGAAGTATCAGCGGAAGTAAAGAAGTTCTTCAAGATGTGTCATGAGAAGCTCGTGCAGGAGGGCCTCTCGTCGGATGAGGCCTCGCAATTGCTGGCAACGATCACGGGCGCATTGGTGGTGGCCAATGCGGTGAACGACTTCGCGACGTATGATCGTGCTACGCGCGAGTTCACCCGGTTGTGGAAGCCCGCGCCGACAAAGGCTGGTCGTCAACGCTCGAAGTAA
- a CDS encoding DUF1993 domain-containing protein, translated as MYYQVVSQCVQSLKTVEVLLDKAEQFAAAKQFDVRVLLNGRLARDMKPLIYQVQSACDYVKAAAAWLSGQTPPKHEDNEQTLEELRARVRKTVDFAESVGKAQYEGAQDRKVSLSWVPGKVIGGEDYLLQITIPNVYFHIAMTYAVLRNGGVDVGKMDFLGPMNFVQA; from the coding sequence ATGTATTATCAAGTCGTTTCGCAGTGCGTCCAGTCCTTGAAGACTGTGGAGGTCTTGCTCGACAAGGCCGAGCAATTTGCGGCTGCCAAGCAGTTTGACGTCCGTGTGCTGTTGAACGGCCGTCTCGCGCGCGACATGAAGCCCTTGATCTACCAGGTGCAGAGCGCTTGCGACTATGTCAAAGCCGCCGCCGCCTGGCTTTCCGGGCAGACGCCTCCAAAGCACGAAGACAATGAGCAAACCCTCGAAGAGCTGCGCGCTCGCGTTCGGAAAACTGTCGATTTCGCCGAAAGCGTAGGCAAGGCACAATACGAAGGCGCACAAGATCGCAAAGTCAGCCTTTCGTGGGTTCCCGGGAAGGTCATCGGCGGCGAAGATTATCTGCTTCAGATAACGATTCCGAACGTCTACTTCCACATTGCGATGACGTACGCGGTCCTCCGCAACGGCGGCGTCGACGTCGGCAAGATGGACTTCCTTGGGCCAATGAATTTTGTCCAAGCCTGA
- a CDS encoding alkene reductase codes for MGTNVQKKLFTPVQIGPITLKHRVVMPPMSRLRAQPGTGIPSDLQREYYTQRASDGGLIITEATAIAASARGYYHAPGLYADDHVAAWKRITDAVHAKGAYFFTQLWHAGRTTHASITGSQPVTASVDPTYWADPSIVVDTRDGFRQTSPHRALETAEIAGVLEQYRAAAQNAKKAGFDGVELMAANGHLMDQFLQDNTNKRTDQYGGTVENRRRLLVEVVQTLAEVWGADRVGVRLAPSGTFNGMGDSNPRALFRSVAERLDGFGLAYLHLIEPRVKGGETVAEAQAPVAAQELSKIFKGPVIAAGGFNPETAEASVVNGDASLIAFGRHFIANPDLPRRIELGLPLNPYDRSTFYGYTARGYTDYPTYEASLQALLPTS; via the coding sequence GTGGGTACAAACGTTCAAAAGAAACTCTTCACGCCCGTTCAAATCGGGCCAATCACACTGAAACACCGTGTCGTCATGCCGCCGATGAGCCGGCTACGGGCGCAGCCAGGGACGGGCATTCCGAGCGACTTGCAGCGCGAATATTATACGCAGCGTGCGTCTGACGGCGGGCTGATCATCACGGAAGCGACAGCGATCGCGGCGTCCGCGCGAGGTTACTACCATGCGCCCGGTCTCTACGCCGACGACCATGTGGCGGCCTGGAAACGGATCACGGATGCGGTTCACGCCAAGGGCGCATACTTCTTCACGCAGCTTTGGCACGCCGGCCGCACGACACACGCCTCGATCACGGGATCGCAGCCGGTTACGGCATCTGTCGATCCGACTTACTGGGCTGATCCGAGCATCGTGGTCGATACGCGTGACGGGTTTCGTCAGACATCGCCGCATCGAGCGCTGGAGACGGCGGAAATCGCCGGTGTTCTCGAACAGTACCGCGCGGCCGCCCAGAACGCGAAGAAGGCGGGTTTCGATGGTGTCGAACTGATGGCGGCCAACGGCCACCTGATGGATCAGTTTCTGCAGGACAACACCAATAAGCGGACCGACCAATACGGCGGTACGGTCGAGAATCGAAGGCGTCTTCTCGTCGAGGTCGTCCAGACGTTGGCCGAGGTCTGGGGTGCGGATCGGGTCGGGGTTCGGCTCGCGCCAAGCGGGACGTTCAATGGCATGGGCGACAGCAACCCCCGTGCGCTGTTCCGCTCGGTGGCAGAGCGGCTCGACGGTTTCGGGCTCGCGTATCTTCACCTCATCGAACCGCGGGTGAAGGGCGGTGAGACCGTTGCCGAAGCGCAGGCGCCAGTCGCAGCCCAGGAATTGAGCAAGATCTTCAAGGGACCAGTCATCGCAGCCGGTGGATTCAATCCGGAGACGGCCGAGGCAAGCGTGGTCAATGGCGATGCGAGCCTAATCGCCTTCGGCCGTCACTTCATCGCGAATCCCGACCTGCCCAGGAGGATCGAACTCGGCTTGCCGCTGAACCCATATGACCGCAGCACCTTCTATGGCTACACCGCGCGCGGCTACACCGACTATCCCACCTACGAAGCGTCCTTGCAGGCTCTGCTTCCCACTTCCTGA
- a CDS encoding MFS transporter produces MLLCCAGAPFLIMLDTNIVAVSLPSIARDLRGGFTDVEWVVSAYILPFAALLMPAGALADRLGRRRMLLIGLSIFTFASFLCAAAPNLATLNGARALQAVGAALQLTSSLAVVAHGFEPHERDRVYAIWGTVMGMAPPLGPILGGLVTSYLGWRWAFYINLPLGAGLIVLALTSVAESRDPKASGLDYRGILLFGAGLFSVVWALIDANSIGWESAPTIIRLAAGAVLLVAFVFAERKHPRPMIDLSIFRDPTVTGAAVAMLGYAAAAQVMMTILPLYLQDAFVLSPAIAGLAMIPFALPLLIGPSVGGRLATRMSSRAILSFGLGLVALGNAIAAAAVLADLAYWTAAIGMFITGSGAGLLNSETAKAQVSSVPPERAGIASGLASTTRFIGIIAGVAGLGAVLAAVAEASLRRLGAPLVLDQRVNWHDLSLRIVGGDASGALSALSDPIRIALQGTVHASVAAGFGASLSVAAVVAVFASLASWRLIRAAGTRSS; encoded by the coding sequence ATGTTGCTTTGTTGTGCAGGCGCGCCCTTCCTCATCATGCTCGACACCAACATTGTCGCCGTCTCACTGCCGTCCATTGCGCGCGACTTGCGCGGCGGATTTACTGATGTCGAATGGGTCGTCAGCGCGTATATCCTTCCGTTCGCGGCACTGCTGATGCCTGCAGGCGCCTTGGCCGACCGTCTTGGACGGCGGCGCATGCTGCTTATCGGGCTGTCGATCTTCACATTCGCCTCCTTTCTCTGCGCTGCGGCACCCAACCTCGCTACACTGAACGGGGCGCGCGCATTACAGGCGGTCGGCGCGGCGCTCCAGCTGACGTCGTCGCTGGCCGTCGTCGCACACGGATTCGAACCTCACGAACGAGACCGCGTCTACGCGATCTGGGGCACCGTAATGGGCATGGCACCGCCTCTCGGTCCGATCCTCGGCGGCCTCGTTACGTCCTATCTGGGATGGCGATGGGCGTTTTACATCAATTTGCCGTTGGGCGCTGGATTGATCGTCCTCGCCCTGACGTCGGTCGCGGAATCTCGCGACCCGAAAGCGTCAGGCTTAGACTATCGGGGAATCCTCCTCTTTGGCGCCGGTCTTTTCAGCGTCGTGTGGGCTCTGATCGATGCAAATAGCATCGGCTGGGAGAGTGCGCCGACAATCATCAGACTCGCCGCAGGCGCGGTCCTGCTTGTGGCGTTCGTTTTTGCCGAACGCAAACACCCACGCCCGATGATCGACCTGTCGATATTCCGCGATCCGACCGTCACCGGAGCAGCCGTCGCTATGCTGGGTTACGCGGCCGCAGCACAAGTCATGATGACGATCCTTCCGCTCTATCTCCAGGATGCGTTTGTGCTTTCGCCGGCGATCGCAGGTCTCGCAATGATACCTTTCGCATTGCCGCTGCTGATCGGTCCCAGCGTGGGCGGCAGGCTCGCGACGCGCATGTCCAGCCGTGCGATCCTGAGCTTCGGTCTCGGATTGGTCGCGCTTGGCAATGCGATCGCGGCAGCAGCCGTGCTGGCGGACCTCGCATATTGGACGGCTGCGATCGGCATGTTCATCACGGGATCAGGCGCGGGCCTGCTAAACAGCGAGACGGCGAAAGCTCAAGTCAGCTCCGTTCCGCCAGAGCGCGCCGGGATCGCCTCCGGATTGGCAAGTACGACGCGGTTCATTGGCATCATCGCCGGTGTCGCGGGGCTGGGCGCAGTGCTCGCAGCCGTGGCCGAGGCCAGCCTTCGAAGGCTTGGAGCGCCACTCGTGCTCGATCAGAGGGTCAATTGGCACGACCTGAGCCTTCGGATCGTAGGTGGCGACGCGAGTGGTGCTTTGTCTGCTTTATCAGATCCGATTCGAATCGCCCTCCAAGGCACAGTGCACGCCAGCGTAGCAGCCGGCTTCGGTGCTTCACTCTCCGTTGCCGCGGTCGTCGCAGTTTTTGCAAGCCTGGCGAGTTGGCGGCTCATCCGGGCGGCTGGAACGCGCTCATCCTAG
- a CDS encoding isocitrate lyase/PEP mutase family protein: MSQTKKAKQFAALHVKGTPLILYNAWDAGSAKTIVDAGATAIATSSWSVASAQGYEDGEDLPLPLAEQIVERIAAAVDVPVTVDFEGGYSDDDRKLASNISKLLDLGIIGINFEDRVVKGRGLYDIDRQAKRIAAIRHAAERKGVPLFINARTDVFLGNSGDVDEALKRAKAYASAGASGFFIPGLTEADHIRRIAEEATLPVNVMVMEGVPSNDKLAKLGVARVSYGPIPYIETMEALQKKASKLFS, translated from the coding sequence GTGAGCCAGACCAAGAAAGCTAAACAATTCGCCGCCCTTCACGTTAAAGGGACGCCCTTGATACTTTACAACGCGTGGGATGCAGGCAGTGCGAAAACGATCGTCGATGCCGGCGCGACGGCGATCGCGACCAGCAGTTGGTCTGTCGCCAGTGCGCAGGGATATGAGGACGGCGAGGACCTTCCGCTTCCTCTTGCCGAACAGATCGTCGAGCGGATCGCGGCGGCAGTTGACGTGCCTGTGACCGTGGACTTCGAAGGCGGCTATAGCGACGATGATCGCAAGCTGGCCTCGAACATTTCCAAGCTTCTCGATCTTGGAATCATCGGTATCAATTTCGAGGACCGCGTGGTCAAGGGCAGAGGACTCTACGACATTGATCGACAGGCGAAACGGATCGCAGCGATTCGCCATGCTGCCGAGCGGAAGGGCGTTCCTCTCTTCATCAACGCACGAACCGACGTGTTCCTCGGTAACAGCGGCGATGTCGACGAGGCCCTGAAAAGAGCGAAGGCATACGCGTCGGCCGGCGCGTCCGGCTTCTTCATTCCCGGGCTGACCGAGGCCGACCATATCCGTCGGATTGCTGAGGAAGCGACGCTGCCGGTCAACGTCATGGTCATGGAAGGCGTCCCGTCGAACGACAAACTCGCGAAACTGGGCGTTGCCCGCGTGAGCTACGGGCCGATTCCGTACATCGAGACGATGGAGGCTCTCCAGAAGAAGGCGAGCAAGCTCTTTTCGTAA
- a CDS encoding FAD-dependent oxidoreductase, which yields MLLDDRLAQIVPTLTPAQIQFALRFASGPERRFAPDEKLLDVGDRDMAVWLVVEGGIVARRRDGLGREGIFATGGPGQFSGEVSDLAGHASLAMVCAGPDGCTAYPFDLPHLRALLISSADIGELMMRAFILRRAALLEGDSVGSVILGEAGSPATVRLRGLLTRNSYPHSLIDAGGTEGKALVERLGVQAADLPILICPNGTVLRRPSDAEAGVGLGIVPDIKPGTTYDVIVVGAGPAGLAVAVYAASEGLSVLVVDSRSFGGQAGASSRIENYLGFPTGISGQALTARAFLQAQKFGAQFAVPVSVVELDCSQPPLHRVALDNGVSIYGRTVVIASGARYRRPEIENLDRFEATSVSYWATTIEAALCKGRDIVLVGGGNSAGQAAVFLAAHALQVHLAVRSSGLDASMSRYLIDRIKATPNIDLRVRTAVTGLSGTADGTLESIDMTCRESGDSRRVDARHMFLFIGADPNTQWLDRRITLDNKGFVATGSDPQLPLATSSPGVFAIGDVRRGSVKRVAAGVGEGAAAVAQIHAYLATLHS from the coding sequence ATGCTGCTTGACGACCGACTGGCCCAAATCGTTCCGACGCTGACTCCGGCTCAAATACAGTTCGCTCTTCGTTTCGCGAGCGGTCCTGAGCGGCGTTTTGCACCGGACGAAAAGCTTCTCGATGTCGGCGATCGGGACATGGCCGTGTGGCTGGTTGTCGAGGGGGGCATCGTTGCGAGACGACGGGATGGTCTGGGCCGGGAGGGGATATTTGCCACCGGCGGACCAGGTCAGTTCAGCGGAGAAGTAAGCGATCTTGCCGGGCATGCTTCGTTGGCCATGGTCTGCGCGGGACCGGACGGGTGCACGGCCTATCCGTTCGATCTCCCTCACCTTCGAGCTCTGCTCATCAGCAGCGCGGACATCGGTGAACTGATGATGCGAGCCTTTATCCTACGGCGCGCCGCGCTGCTGGAGGGGGACAGCGTTGGTTCGGTCATCCTTGGAGAAGCGGGATCGCCGGCGACGGTTCGCCTTCGGGGCCTGCTTACCCGGAACAGCTACCCGCACTCGCTGATCGATGCGGGTGGTACTGAAGGCAAAGCCCTTGTCGAGCGCCTCGGCGTACAGGCAGCCGATTTGCCGATCCTGATCTGTCCGAACGGGACGGTGCTGCGCCGGCCGAGCGATGCCGAAGCGGGGGTGGGCCTGGGAATCGTTCCCGATATCAAGCCTGGAACGACGTACGACGTGATCGTCGTTGGCGCGGGGCCGGCAGGCCTCGCTGTTGCCGTGTATGCGGCATCGGAGGGGCTCTCCGTTCTGGTTGTCGATAGCCGCTCGTTCGGTGGCCAAGCGGGCGCATCCTCGAGGATCGAGAACTATCTGGGATTTCCGACCGGCATCTCCGGCCAGGCGCTTACGGCGCGCGCATTTCTTCAAGCTCAGAAATTCGGTGCTCAATTTGCGGTGCCGGTCTCGGTCGTCGAACTCGATTGCTCGCAGCCACCGTTGCACCGCGTGGCACTCGACAATGGCGTTTCAATTTATGGTCGAACGGTTGTGATTGCGTCAGGCGCGCGTTACCGGCGGCCAGAGATCGAAAACCTCGACCGCTTCGAGGCAACCAGCGTCTCGTACTGGGCGACGACGATCGAGGCGGCGCTGTGCAAAGGCCGCGATATCGTTCTCGTCGGAGGAGGCAATTCTGCCGGGCAGGCGGCTGTCTTCCTCGCCGCGCACGCGCTCCAGGTACACCTGGCTGTCCGCTCATCGGGCCTCGATGCCTCCATGTCCCGCTACCTCATCGACAGGATCAAGGCGACGCCCAATATCGACTTGCGAGTCCGCACCGCCGTCACCGGATTGTCGGGTACGGCAGATGGTACACTGGAAAGCATCGACATGACCTGCCGTGAGAGCGGCGACAGTCGCCGGGTCGACGCACGGCACATGTTCTTGTTCATCGGTGCCGATCCCAACACGCAGTGGCTCGATCGGCGTATCACCCTGGACAACAAGGGCTTCGTCGCCACCGGTAGCGATCCGCAATTGCCGTTGGCAACCAGCAGCCCCGGTGTTTTTGCGATCGGAGACGTGCGGCGCGGATCAGTGAAGCGCGTGGCGGCCGGCGTCGGCGAGGGTGCCGCGGCTGTGGCTCAGATCCATGCCTACCTCGCCACCCTTCATTCGTAG
- a CDS encoding TetR/AcrR family transcriptional regulator has protein sequence MNETAERLMDLAEARIREAGYRGFSFRDLAAEIGIKSASVHHHFPTKAGMAAAVARRYGDRFFELVARRGDESGDEAVAIYRSAFRSAIERDGRMCLGGMLGAQAGGLPPEIVQEIEMFFRRCIDDLSSRIGGADAVARAFHVMAALEGGLILARAYGDISAFDQATAGLTGPTFAVA, from the coding sequence ATGAACGAAACGGCAGAGCGCCTGATGGACCTGGCCGAGGCTCGCATCCGCGAAGCGGGCTACCGTGGCTTCAGCTTCCGCGATCTTGCAGCCGAGATCGGCATCAAGAGCGCCAGTGTCCACCATCATTTCCCGACCAAGGCGGGAATGGCCGCTGCGGTCGCGCGCCGATACGGGGATCGCTTCTTCGAACTGGTCGCGCGGCGGGGTGATGAGAGCGGCGACGAGGCGGTTGCGATCTATCGATCCGCGTTTCGCAGCGCGATCGAACGGGATGGCCGGATGTGTCTAGGCGGCATGCTTGGCGCTCAAGCGGGCGGTCTGCCACCCGAGATCGTGCAGGAAATCGAGATGTTCTTTCGACGCTGCATCGACGACCTTTCGAGCAGAATTGGCGGAGCGGATGCTGTGGCTCGCGCGTTCCATGTGATGGCGGCCTTGGAAGGAGGCTTGATTCTTGCGCGTGCTTATGGCGACATCTCTGCGTTCGATCAGGCGACCGCGGGGCTTACCGGGCCCACATTCGCAGTCGCCTGA
- a CDS encoding alpha/beta fold hydrolase, with protein MSNEQDTPAVRHVDTPSGRIGYVEVGSGPVALFVHGVLLNKHMWRYQLGALSDFRRCIAVDLLAHGDTEIAAAQDVSVTANAKMLKEVLDALNIDQVDLVGNDSGGGICQIFAALNPDRVRTLTLTNCDTHDNWPPEAFKPFVEMVAAGGLSKTLNAMLGDKSIYRSPAALGPAYEHPEAVTDEDIEIYLRPHLRNEQRAHDLERFVGAFDNKHTLAIEPQLRQLKAPTLIVWATDDVYFPVKWAHWLAEAIPGARPPVEFSGARLFFPEERADAFNRLLRGHWAG; from the coding sequence ATGAGCAACGAACAGGATACGCCGGCCGTTCGCCACGTCGACACGCCGTCAGGCCGAATCGGTTACGTGGAAGTGGGATCGGGACCGGTCGCTCTCTTCGTGCACGGCGTGCTGCTGAACAAGCACATGTGGCGCTACCAGCTCGGCGCGCTTTCAGATTTTCGGCGCTGCATCGCGGTCGATCTGCTTGCGCACGGCGATACGGAGATCGCAGCGGCTCAGGATGTGTCTGTGACCGCCAACGCGAAGATGCTGAAGGAAGTGCTCGACGCGCTGAATATAGATCAGGTCGATCTGGTCGGAAACGATAGCGGCGGCGGAATTTGCCAGATCTTCGCCGCGCTCAATCCGGATCGGGTGCGGACGTTGACGCTCACCAACTGCGATACCCATGACAACTGGCCGCCCGAAGCGTTCAAACCTTTCGTGGAAATGGTTGCTGCCGGCGGGCTGAGCAAAACCCTCAACGCAATGCTCGGCGACAAATCGATCTATCGCTCACCAGCTGCGCTTGGCCCGGCCTACGAGCACCCCGAAGCCGTCACGGATGAAGATATCGAAATCTACCTGCGGCCACACCTGCGCAACGAGCAGCGTGCCCACGATCTGGAGCGCTTCGTCGGCGCATTCGACAATAAGCACACTCTGGCCATCGAGCCCCAATTGCGTCAGCTCAAGGCGCCGACGCTGATCGTCTGGGCCACGGACGATGTCTACTTTCCGGTGAAATGGGCGCACTGGCTGGCAGAGGCGATCCCAGGAGCGAGACCGCCTGTCGAGTTCTCTGGAGCGCGGCTTTTCTTTCCCGAGGAGCGGGCGGACGCATTCAATCGGCTGCTGCGCGGCCATTGGGCCGGCTGA
- a CDS encoding alpha-ketoglutarate-dependent dioxygenase AlkB has product MKRASAKKYTSNPISGVGDLFGEPELPAGFRYIPDVISTADEKSLVQRFEKLPLKPFEFHGHQGNRRIYTFGHRYVFAGQEPRSDASIPDYLLPLTDVASQISGVPAEAFEQLMVTEYAQGAGIGWHRDRPSYEDIVAVSFLAPCTLRLRRRLGEGWERRSAHVEPRSVYLLHGPVRNSWQHSIAPMDVLRYSVTLRTFRPRRSSSSD; this is encoded by the coding sequence GTGAAACGCGCTTCAGCGAAGAAGTACACCAGCAATCCCATCAGCGGCGTGGGCGACCTGTTCGGCGAGCCTGAGCTGCCTGCCGGTTTCCGCTATATCCCGGATGTGATATCGACCGCCGACGAAAAGAGCCTCGTTCAGCGATTTGAAAAGCTGCCCCTGAAGCCTTTCGAATTTCACGGCCATCAAGGCAATCGCCGCATATACACCTTCGGGCACAGGTATGTCTTCGCAGGCCAAGAGCCACGCTCCGATGCGAGCATTCCCGATTACCTTCTGCCGCTCACCGACGTTGCAAGCCAGATCAGCGGCGTACCGGCCGAGGCGTTTGAACAGCTCATGGTGACGGAGTATGCGCAGGGTGCTGGAATCGGCTGGCACCGCGACCGACCGTCGTATGAAGATATCGTCGCAGTGTCGTTTCTCGCGCCTTGCACATTGCGGCTGCGTCGGAGGCTGGGAGAGGGCTGGGAGCGCCGGTCCGCGCATGTTGAACCACGATCGGTGTATTTGCTCCATGGCCCGGTGCGGAACAGCTGGCAGCACAGCATCGCGCCGATGGACGTTCTGCGCTACTCCGTGACCTTGCGTACGTTTCGCCCTCGCCGAAGCTCCTCGAGCGATTAG